The proteins below are encoded in one region of Cyanobacterium stanieri LEGE 03274:
- the thiO gene encoding glycine oxidase ThiO, whose protein sequence is MNIRENIIIGGGIIGLAIALELKLRNKQVTILSRNFKQAATHAAAGMLAPRAENLTGEMLNLALQSLALYPQWIEKLSHLGGEDVDYNPCGIIAPVYETPDNTSDDGGLWLDKKNLAHYQPDFGEDVVGGWWYPEEGQVDPRRLGKVLLNIAQSLGVEILEGVSAIAFTRSQGKIKDVITSSGTFTAHNYILAGGSWSGKLQPLPVRPIKGQMLSLKMPSDKPLERVIFGENTYLVPKKDGRLIVGATVEDIGWVKGTTAQGVNTLLNNAIRLYPPLAQWKLEEIWYGYRPGTPDEMPILGYGDAQNLILATGHHRNGILLAPITAKIISNLVEGKADSFLPSFSYLRFNSPENPPLP, encoded by the coding sequence ATGAATATAAGGGAAAATATTATTATCGGCGGTGGTATCATTGGCTTGGCGATCGCCCTTGAGCTAAAATTAAGAAATAAACAAGTTACCATCCTCAGTCGTAATTTTAAACAAGCGGCTACCCATGCCGCCGCAGGAATGTTAGCCCCTCGGGCAGAAAACTTGACGGGGGAAATGTTAAATCTTGCCCTACAATCCCTCGCCCTTTATCCTCAGTGGATTGAGAAACTATCCCACCTTGGGGGGGAAGATGTGGATTATAATCCCTGTGGTATCATCGCCCCTGTGTATGAAACCCCTGACAATACTTCTGATGATGGGGGATTGTGGTTAGACAAAAAAAATTTAGCCCACTATCAACCTGATTTTGGTGAAGATGTGGTAGGTGGTTGGTGGTATCCCGAAGAAGGACAAGTAGATCCCCGTCGTCTTGGTAAGGTATTATTAAATATCGCTCAATCCCTCGGTGTAGAAATTCTGGAGGGAGTAAGTGCGATCGCCTTTACCCGTAGTCAAGGTAAAATAAAAGATGTTATCACCTCCTCAGGTACATTTACAGCCCACAATTACATCTTAGCAGGAGGATCATGGTCGGGAAAACTGCAACCCCTCCCCGTGCGCCCCATAAAAGGGCAAATGCTCAGTTTAAAAATGCCCTCCGATAAACCCCTAGAAAGGGTAATTTTTGGCGAAAATACCTACCTAGTACCCAAAAAAGATGGACGCTTAATTGTGGGTGCCACCGTAGAAGACATCGGCTGGGTAAAAGGCACCACAGCCCAAGGAGTCAATACCCTACTTAATAACGCCATCAGACTTTATCCCCCCCTTGCCCAATGGAAACTAGAGGAAATCTGGTACGGCTATCGCCCCGGCACCCCTGATGAAATGCCCATCCTCGGTTATGGAGATGCCCAAAACCTTATCCTTGCCACGGGGCATCATCGCAACGGCATTTTACTCGCCCCCATCACCGCCAAAATAATTAGTAACCTAGTAGAAGGTAAAGCCGATTCCTTCTTACCATCCTTCAGCTATCTGCGCTTTAATTCCCCCGAAAATCCCCCCTTACCCC